The Gimesia sp. DNA window CGATCCTGATGAACAATCACTGCACCGACGGGAACTTCATCTTCTTCGAACGCTGCCCGGGCTTCGTCATACGCAAAACGCATCCAGCGGGTATGCAGTTGCAGCAGTTCGCGGTCGCCGGGGGTAAATTCGGATTCGTCGGGTCGATCAATCATCACAGTCACGCTTTTGAATAAGAAGGAGTTACCGTCTGCTGCTCAACATAATCCAGTCCCCGCGGAAAAGGAAGGGGGGCCCTGAGTGAATCTTGCCGGAAAGGAGTATCCTTGTCGACTCTGTTTGAGATTCAGGCGGGAATCCGCTTACAATATTACCGTCACTCTTACTATTGAAACCTCTCCCGTGAATCATCAAGGTGAACTCCCATGCGCAGCATCGTGATCTGTGTTTCAACGCTGCTGGTCCTCAGCTGTCTGTTGATTATGGCTCCCAAGACTCAGTCTCAGAATCAGACCAGCGAGAAACCGCCGGCACTCGACACCACCGTCAAAGCCTTTGGCGCAATTGGGGACGGCGCAGCCGATGACAGTGATGCCATCCAGCGGGCCGTCGATTCAAAGCAGGGGCAGATCGTCTTTCCGAAAGGGGTCTACCGTCTGACGAAGACCATCACTGTTGACCTCGACAAACTGGGGCCGACGTCGATCAGTTCTGACGGCACCGCGACGATCATCATGGCTGGCCCCGGTCCCGCGTTTCGTTTCATTGGCACGCATGAAGGAACCGCCAGCCCGCATACAGTGAAAGAAAACGTCTGGCAGAATCAGCGGTCCCCCATGGTCGACGGACTGGAGATTGTGGGGGATCATGCGGAAGCCTGCGGCATCGAAGCGACGGGCACCATGCAGATCACGCTCACGCGATTGACGATCCGCCGCGCGCTGCATGCGATTCACTTTACCAAACGCAACCGGAACGTGATCGTTTCCAACTGCCACCTGTATGAGAATCGGGGCGCGGGCGTGTATTACGATCACGTGAGCATCCATCAATCGAATATCATCGGCTGTCATATTTCTTATAACGCCGGTGGAGGCGTGGTTGTCGACAAAGGTGACATCCGCAACATTCAGATCGGCACCTGTGACATTGAAGGCAATATGGGTGATGAAAACTCGAAACCGACGGCGAATGTGCTGATTGATTCCGAAGGTGCCATGGTCGGAGAGATCGCGATTGTGGGCTGCACGATTCAACACGATCATAATGCTCCCGGTTCTGCCAACATTCGGATTAATGAAAATGCCCGCATTCGCCCACACTCCAAAGAACATCGGGACGGAAATATCACCATCGCTGACAATGTGCTTTCAGATGTGCAGACCAATATCGAAATCACCAGTGCCCGGGGTGTCACGGTGACCGGCAACACGATGTGGAAGGGTTACACGCACAATATCCGCGTCGAAGACTGTAACAACATTCTGATCTCGAATAATGTGCTCGACCGGAATCCCCGCTATCACTATGGCGACGGGAGCACGGCCCAGGTCGGTATGCTGTTTACGAACTGTGACGGCTGCACGATCAGCGGCAACCATATCAACGGGACCGGCGATGAGCGGGTTGCCTTTGAAGTGCGCGATTCGCGTCGAATGAATATCGTGGGTTGTTCGATTCTCGATTATTCCACCACCGGACTGCTGCTGAAGAACGTCTCCGACAGTCGCGTGTCAGACTGCCTGATTTCTACCGATCTACCCGACAGCGAGAACGCCCAGGCGCTCGAGATCATCGGCGGTAAGGACAATCAAATCGTGAACAACCTTTATAAAAAGGGATCACAAAAGTAGAGTCCCTGGTTCACTAGCCACGCATCCCTCGTCGCATCAAAATGAGAGTATTACTCCGATCTGAATCTGATTGACTCAGGTCCGGGTGCTGCTATGATAAGCGGTCCCGCTGGATAACGATCAGGGCGAATTTCTGCAGGAAATCGCCGGTCATTCATATTATTTATTCCGTCGCTCGAGGAGTCTGTTCATGTCGCAAATGTCACGTCGTCACTTTCTGAAAAAATCGGTTTACAGCGGTCTCTTCATGGGCCTGACTGCCAAGAGCTATCGCTCTACTTTCGCGGCAGTTCCCCCCAGCGAACGTGTGCGGATCGGGATGATCGGCGTTGGTAACCAGGGTGGCCCGCGGAACAACATGAAGTACTTCCTCAACAACATCGAAGCACTGTGTGACCTGGATCAGAATTACCTCGCCGAAGCAGACGCCTT harbors:
- a CDS encoding right-handed parallel beta-helix repeat-containing protein codes for the protein MRSIVICVSTLLVLSCLLIMAPKTQSQNQTSEKPPALDTTVKAFGAIGDGAADDSDAIQRAVDSKQGQIVFPKGVYRLTKTITVDLDKLGPTSISSDGTATIIMAGPGPAFRFIGTHEGTASPHTVKENVWQNQRSPMVDGLEIVGDHAEACGIEATGTMQITLTRLTIRRALHAIHFTKRNRNVIVSNCHLYENRGAGVYYDHVSIHQSNIIGCHISYNAGGGVVVDKGDIRNIQIGTCDIEGNMGDENSKPTANVLIDSEGAMVGEIAIVGCTIQHDHNAPGSANIRINENARIRPHSKEHRDGNITIADNVLSDVQTNIEITSARGVTVTGNTMWKGYTHNIRVEDCNNILISNNVLDRNPRYHYGDGSTAQVGMLFTNCDGCTISGNHINGTGDERVAFEVRDSRRMNIVGCSILDYSTTGLLLKNVSDSRVSDCLISTDLPDSENAQALEIIGGKDNQIVNNLYKKGSQK